One part of the Parasphingorhabdus sp. SCSIO 66989 genome encodes these proteins:
- a CDS encoding ISNCY family transposase — MPGDIEANQEDFVNVEEDYRVAAIEAYLAKQIRIMDLMATLGKSRSHVWRMISRYKSDGVKGLQSKKTGGNNRIDPNFRAKVVALVKEHYRDFTPQFASEKLLERHNIAVKPATLRRWMMKAGLWKQRCEIKPSVYSPRQRRERIGELIQVDGSYHRWFEKRGNEACLIVFIDDATSQIMHMRMVEHESSFNYMRCLKWYIEQYGRPLALYSDRHSIFRVNTPGNSSRQSPTQFSRACHELGIGVICASTPQAKGRVERSFRTQQDRLVKEFRLRGISTIEEANWFLEHYRQTHNTKFAKSPLDPEDAHGPQGSFNIDRLLTFTVTRKVFKDLTISFNKIRFILDDTPLARRVIGKRVTVAVYLDGRIEIFHDETTLAYKCFDKLRLIAQPAVVDRKRLGTALQMAKAIREVEPHHFIRNRHIMAGFRDFFPQPTDVKSRTLQNPTKTVRRKFNGRARAPLGRHPIVISDRTLNQEPPED; from the coding sequence ATGCCTGGAGATATTGAAGCTAATCAGGAAGACTTTGTTAACGTTGAAGAAGATTACCGTGTCGCTGCGATAGAAGCCTATCTGGCAAAGCAGATACGCATTATGGACTTGATGGCAACCTTGGGCAAAAGCAGGTCTCATGTATGGCGCATGATATCGCGCTATAAATCTGATGGTGTCAAAGGCCTTCAATCCAAGAAGACAGGTGGCAATAATCGTATCGATCCCAATTTCAGGGCTAAGGTAGTTGCTCTTGTCAAAGAGCATTATCGAGACTTCACCCCACAATTTGCTTCAGAGAAGCTTCTTGAACGTCATAACATAGCCGTAAAACCTGCCACTTTGCGACGATGGATGATGAAAGCAGGCTTATGGAAACAGCGCTGTGAGATCAAACCGAGCGTCTATTCCCCACGTCAAAGACGTGAACGCATCGGTGAATTGATCCAGGTTGATGGCAGCTATCACCGTTGGTTTGAAAAACGTGGTAATGAAGCATGCCTTATCGTCTTTATCGATGATGCTACCAGCCAAATAATGCATATGCGCATGGTCGAGCATGAAAGCTCTTTTAATTATATGCGCTGTTTAAAATGGTACATTGAACAATATGGGCGGCCCCTAGCTCTCTACTCAGACAGGCACAGCATCTTCAGGGTTAATACGCCAGGCAATAGCAGTCGCCAATCCCCTACCCAGTTCTCGCGAGCATGTCACGAGCTTGGTATAGGCGTGATTTGTGCGTCGACACCTCAGGCAAAGGGCCGCGTTGAGCGCTCTTTTAGAACACAGCAGGACCGGCTCGTAAAAGAGTTTCGTCTGCGAGGTATCTCGACGATCGAGGAAGCAAACTGGTTTCTCGAGCACTACCGACAAACCCACAACACAAAGTTTGCAAAATCCCCGCTCGATCCAGAAGATGCGCATGGACCGCAAGGCAGTTTCAACATAGATCGTCTTTTAACATTTACCGTTACACGTAAAGTCTTCAAGGATCTCACCATAAGTTTCAATAAGATACGATTTATACTGGATGACACTCCCCTTGCCCGCAGGGTAATCGGCAAACGGGTAACGGTTGCCGTCTACCTCGATGGACGGATTGAGATTTTTCACGATGAGACCACCCTAGCCTATAAGTGCTTCGACAAACTCAGGCTTATTGCTCAACCTGCTGTCGTTGATCGCAAAAGGCTAGGCACAGCGTTGCAGATGGCAAAGGCAATTCGCGAAGTCGAACCACATCACTTTATACGTAATAGACATATCATGGCAGGCTTCAGAGATTTTTTCCCGCAACCAACGGATGTTAAGTCTCGGACGCTTCAAAACCCTACTAAAACCGTTAGACGCAAATTTAACGGAAGAGCGAGAGCACCATTAGGACGCCACCCTATTGTGATAAGTGATAGGACACTCAATCAGGAACCACCTGAAGATTAA
- a CDS encoding ISNCY family transposase — MNNKESQHERPTVYTPNEIKRIEWMTLVSYGGASLREAAIALSLSRAQVYRVFQRYCESGGAGLRHQLRGRRSNRAYPTKLKEQVSDIVIKNYSDFGPTLTQEMLEKYHGIQLAKSTIRRWLIQARLWFVDRLKRRRIHRPRKRSARFGQQIQVDGSYHHWFEERGASCVLMLHVDDATGAILHGQFFRSETTNAYLESTRSCVRRHGKPIAIVTDRHAAVGEHYKAALDEIGTIHSFANSPQSKGRVERMNRTLQDRLVKEMRLENISSIEDGNNFIGRYIIGFNEKFARPPKDKKCAFRTITAHDKLDLIFSKRFRRKVSRQLTFSIDGDIFVIAPSAADHHLAGNWVDIRLLTDGCMAVLFDGVCLNAACAY; from the coding sequence ATGAATAATAAAGAATCGCAGCACGAACGCCCAACCGTTTACACGCCTAACGAGATTAAGCGCATCGAATGGATGACTCTGGTTTCGTACGGTGGGGCTTCTTTACGAGAGGCAGCAATTGCTCTTAGTCTTTCCCGTGCGCAAGTCTATCGCGTGTTCCAAAGATATTGCGAAAGCGGCGGCGCAGGGCTGAGACATCAATTGCGCGGTCGAAGAAGCAATCGAGCTTATCCGACTAAGCTGAAAGAGCAAGTATCTGATATTGTCATCAAAAATTACTCGGATTTTGGCCCTACCCTGACACAGGAAATGCTTGAGAAATACCATGGCATCCAACTTGCTAAATCAACGATAAGAAGATGGCTAATACAAGCAAGACTTTGGTTCGTAGACAGACTGAAACGGCGCAGGATACATCGTCCACGCAAGCGCAGTGCACGGTTTGGGCAGCAGATTCAGGTCGATGGCTCCTATCATCATTGGTTCGAAGAACGTGGCGCGTCTTGTGTTCTGATGCTACATGTTGATGATGCGACTGGTGCCATTTTGCACGGACAGTTTTTTCGTTCCGAAACCACAAATGCATATCTCGAAAGTACCAGATCATGCGTACGCCGACACGGCAAGCCGATTGCGATAGTAACGGACCGCCACGCAGCAGTCGGAGAGCATTACAAAGCCGCGCTTGACGAGATCGGAACCATCCACAGTTTTGCAAACAGCCCACAGAGCAAGGGTCGTGTCGAACGCATGAACAGAACTCTACAAGACCGGTTGGTGAAGGAGATGCGGCTAGAGAACATTTCCTCAATCGAGGATGGCAATAACTTTATTGGCCGATATATTATTGGTTTCAATGAGAAATTTGCCAGGCCCCCAAAAGACAAGAAATGTGCATTCAGAACGATAACAGCGCATGACAAGCTCGACCTAATCTTTTCAAAGCGTTTTAGGCGTAAGGTCTCTCGGCAACTGACCTTCTCAATTGATGGCGATATCTTCGTCATCGCGCCAAGTGCTGCCGATCACCATCTCGCCGGAAATTGGGTAGATATACGTCTTCTAACCGATGGTTGCATGGCTGTACTATTTGATGGTGTATGTTTGAATGCAGCTTGTGCCTATTGA